A genomic segment from Zerene cesonia ecotype Mississippi chromosome 7, Zerene_cesonia_1.1, whole genome shotgun sequence encodes:
- the LOC119828361 gene encoding splicing factor 3B subunit 3 isoform X2, whose product MFLYNLTLQGSTAITHAVHGNFSGTKQQEIVISRGKTLELLRPDPNTGKVHTLMKVEIFGVIRSMMAFRLTGGTKDYIVIGSDSGRIVILEYIPAKNILEKVHQETFGKSGCRRIVPGQYLAIDPKGRAVMIGAIEKQKLVYILNRDAEARLTISSPLEAHKSNTLVYHMVGVDVGFENPMFACLEIDYEEADSDPTGEAAQKTQQTLTFYELDLGLNHVVRKYSEPLEEHANFLITVPGGNDGPSGVLICSENYLTYKNLGDQHDIRCPIPRRRNDLDDPERGMIFVCSATHKTKSMFFFLAQTEQGDIFKITIETDEDMVTEIKLKYFDTVPVATSMCVLKTGFLFVACEFGNHYLYQIAHLGDEDDEPEFSSAMPLEEGDTFFFAPRPLRNLVLVDELDSLSPILASQVADLTGEDTPQVYLACGRGPRSSLRALRHGLEVAEMAVSELPGSPNAVWTVRRHKDESTIGR is encoded by the exons ATGTTCCTGTACAACTTGACTCTCCAAGGCTCGACAGCCATCACGCATGCGGTGCATGGTAATTTTTCGGGAACAAAGCAACAAGAGATAGTCATATCTCGTGGAAAAACATTAGAGCTGCTGCGTCCAGATCCCAACACCGGCAAAGTGCATACGTTAATGAAAGTAGAAATTTTTGGTGTTATACGATCTATGATGGCGTTTAGACTCACTGGTGGCACAAAAG ATTACATTGTGATTGGTTCAGATTCTGGCCGCATTGTGATATTAGAGTATATACCAGCCAAAAATATACTGGAGAAGGTGCATCAAGAAACTTTTGGCAAATCAGGATGTAGACGGATTGTACCAGGACAGTATCTAGCTATCGATCCTAAGGGCAGAGCAGTTATGATAG gtgCAATTGAGAAACAAAAATTAGTATACATTTTGAACAGAGATGCTGAAGCCAGATTAACTATATCTTCTCCTTTGGAAGCACACAAGTCTAATACATTAGTGTATCACATGGTTGGAGTTGATGTTGGCTTTGAAAATCCAATGTTTGCATGCTTGGAAATTGATTATGAAGAAGCAGATTCTGATCCTACtg GTGAAGCAGCCCAGAAAACACAGcaaacattaacattttatgagCTTGACTTGGGCCTGAACCATGTAGTAAGAAAATATTCCGAACCCTTAGAGGAACATGCAAACTTTCTTATCACAGTTCCTGGTGGTAATGATGGGCCTTCAGGAGTATTAATTTGTTCAGAAAATTATTTGACTTACAAAAATTTGGGTGACCAGCATGATATCAGATGCCCTATTCCAAGAAGACGTAATGATTTAGATGACCCAGAGAGgggtatgatttttgtgtgttCAGCaacacacaaaacaaaatccatgtttttctttttggcACAAACTGAACAaggtgatatatttaaaattacaatagaaaCTGACGAAGATATGGTCACTgaaatcaaactcaaatattttgatactgTACCGGTAGCCACATCTATGTGTGTCTTAAAAACTGGGTTCCTGTTTGTTGCTTGTGAATTTGGCAACca TTACTTGTACCAAATTGCACATTTGGgtgatgaagatgatgaaCCAGAGTTTAGCTCTGCAATGCCTTTGGAAGAGGgtgatacatttttctttgcCCCAAGACCTCTACGAAATTTGGTGCTTGTTGATGAATTGGATTCACTTTCACCCATATtag cTTCCCAAGTGGCAGATTTAACTGGTGAAGATACTCCTCAAGTTTATCTTGCTTGTGGACGAGGTCCCAGATCGTCTTTAAGAGCTTTAAGACATGGATTAGAGGTAGCTGAAATGGCTGTTTCGGAATTGCCTGGATCACCCAATGCTGTATGGACTGTCCGGAGGCATAAAGATG AATCGACTATCGGGCGATGA
- the LOC119828361 gene encoding splicing factor 3B subunit 3 isoform X1 has translation MFLYNLTLQGSTAITHAVHGNFSGTKQQEIVISRGKTLELLRPDPNTGKVHTLMKVEIFGVIRSMMAFRLTGGTKDYIVIGSDSGRIVILEYIPAKNILEKVHQETFGKSGCRRIVPGQYLAIDPKGRAVMIGAIEKQKLVYILNRDAEARLTISSPLEAHKSNTLVYHMVGVDVGFENPMFACLEIDYEEADSDPTGEAAQKTQQTLTFYELDLGLNHVVRKYSEPLEEHANFLITVPGGNDGPSGVLICSENYLTYKNLGDQHDIRCPIPRRRNDLDDPERGMIFVCSATHKTKSMFFFLAQTEQGDIFKITIETDEDMVTEIKLKYFDTVPVATSMCVLKTGFLFVACEFGNHYLYQIAHLGDEDDEPEFSSAMPLEEGDTFFFAPRPLRNLVLVDELDSLSPILASQVADLTGEDTPQVYLACGRGPRSSLRALRHGLEVAEMAVSELPGSPNAVWTVRRHKDDEYDSYIIVSFVNATLVLSIGETVEEVTDSGFLGTTPTLSCHALGSDALVQVYPDGIRHIRADKRVNEWKAPGKKSIVKCAVNQRQVVIALTGGELVYFEMDPTGQLNEYTERKKLSSDVSCMALGSVATGEQRAWFLAVGLSDNTVRIISLDPADCLSPRSMQALPASPESLCIVDQPFESGAKSALHLNIGLSNGVLLRTTLDSVSGDLADTRTRYLGSRPVKLFKVRVQSAEAVLAVSSRTWLGYQYQNRFHLTPLSYECLEYAAGFSSEQCTEGIVAISSNTLRILALEKLGAVFNQNYVPLEYTPRKFIVNSDTNHIIILETDHNSYTEEMKKQRRVQMAQEMREAAAGGGPEEQQLANEMADAFLSDVLPENIFSSPKAGAGMWASQIRVVDMGTGGGAASTLCKVPLEQNEAAVSLCALRWAAHGDHALPHLVVGVAKDLVLSPRSCTEGSLHVYKIYNTGKLELVHKTPIDEYPGALAAFNGRLLAGVGRMLRLYDIGRRKLLRKCENRHIPNLIADIKTTRQRIFVSDVQESIFCVKYKKRENQLIIFADDTNPRWITNTCILDYDTIAMSDKFGNIAIMRLPQSVTDDVDEDPTGNKALWDRGLLNGASQKGDMVVNFHVGETITSLQRATLIPGGSEALLYATVSGSLGVLLPFTSREDHDFFQHLEMHMRSENPPLCGRDHLSFRSYYYPVKNVIDGDLCEQFNSLEPAKQKAIAGDLERTPAEVSKKLEDIRTRYAF, from the exons ATGTTCCTGTACAACTTGACTCTCCAAGGCTCGACAGCCATCACGCATGCGGTGCATGGTAATTTTTCGGGAACAAAGCAACAAGAGATAGTCATATCTCGTGGAAAAACATTAGAGCTGCTGCGTCCAGATCCCAACACCGGCAAAGTGCATACGTTAATGAAAGTAGAAATTTTTGGTGTTATACGATCTATGATGGCGTTTAGACTCACTGGTGGCACAAAAG ATTACATTGTGATTGGTTCAGATTCTGGCCGCATTGTGATATTAGAGTATATACCAGCCAAAAATATACTGGAGAAGGTGCATCAAGAAACTTTTGGCAAATCAGGATGTAGACGGATTGTACCAGGACAGTATCTAGCTATCGATCCTAAGGGCAGAGCAGTTATGATAG gtgCAATTGAGAAACAAAAATTAGTATACATTTTGAACAGAGATGCTGAAGCCAGATTAACTATATCTTCTCCTTTGGAAGCACACAAGTCTAATACATTAGTGTATCACATGGTTGGAGTTGATGTTGGCTTTGAAAATCCAATGTTTGCATGCTTGGAAATTGATTATGAAGAAGCAGATTCTGATCCTACtg GTGAAGCAGCCCAGAAAACACAGcaaacattaacattttatgagCTTGACTTGGGCCTGAACCATGTAGTAAGAAAATATTCCGAACCCTTAGAGGAACATGCAAACTTTCTTATCACAGTTCCTGGTGGTAATGATGGGCCTTCAGGAGTATTAATTTGTTCAGAAAATTATTTGACTTACAAAAATTTGGGTGACCAGCATGATATCAGATGCCCTATTCCAAGAAGACGTAATGATTTAGATGACCCAGAGAGgggtatgatttttgtgtgttCAGCaacacacaaaacaaaatccatgtttttctttttggcACAAACTGAACAaggtgatatatttaaaattacaatagaaaCTGACGAAGATATGGTCACTgaaatcaaactcaaatattttgatactgTACCGGTAGCCACATCTATGTGTGTCTTAAAAACTGGGTTCCTGTTTGTTGCTTGTGAATTTGGCAACca TTACTTGTACCAAATTGCACATTTGGgtgatgaagatgatgaaCCAGAGTTTAGCTCTGCAATGCCTTTGGAAGAGGgtgatacatttttctttgcCCCAAGACCTCTACGAAATTTGGTGCTTGTTGATGAATTGGATTCACTTTCACCCATATtag cTTCCCAAGTGGCAGATTTAACTGGTGAAGATACTCCTCAAGTTTATCTTGCTTGTGGACGAGGTCCCAGATCGTCTTTAAGAGCTTTAAGACATGGATTAGAGGTAGCTGAAATGGCTGTTTCGGAATTGCCTGGATCACCCAATGCTGTATGGACTGTCCGGAGGCATAAAGATG ACGAATATGACTCTTACATCATTGTATCGTTCGTTAATGCTACGCTTGTGCTCTCTATTGGTGAAACAGTTGAAGAAGTGACAGATTCTGGCTTTCTTGGAACAACCCCAACATTAAGTTGCCATGCTCTAGGCAGTGATGCCCTAGTACAAGTGTACCCTGATGGTATTCGTCACATACGCGCAGACAAACGTGTGAATGAATGGAAGGCGCCTGGCAAAAAGTCGATCGTAAAATGTGCTGTAAATCAAAGACAAGTAGTAATCGCTTTAACTGGCGGTGAATTGGTTTACTTTGAAATGGACCCT ACAGGACAACTTAATGAATATACCGAGAGAAAAAAGTTATCATCAGATGTATCTTGTATGGCATTGGGATCTGTTGCAACTGGAGAGCAAAGAGCATGGTTCTTAGCTGTGGGCTTGAGTGATAATACTGTCCGAATTATTTCATTGGATCCAGCT GATTGTCTATCACCAAGATCAATGCAAGCATTGCCTGCCAGCCCAGAGTCACTGTGTATTGTTGATCAGCCTTTTGAATCGGGTGCTAAATCTGcattacatttaaacattgGCCTGAGCAATGGTGTACTGTTAAGAACAACATTAGATTCTGTGAGCGGCGATTTAGCAGACACTAGAACcag gtaCCTGGGGTCACGGCCAGTAAAACTGTTCAAAGTAAGAGTACAGTCTGCAGAAGCTGTACTTGCTGTATCATCCAGAACTTGGCTAGGATACCAATATCAAAATAGATTTCACCTCACACCACTTTCATATGAGTGCTTAGAATATGCAGCGGGATTCAGTTCag AACAGTGTACGGAGGGTATAGTAGCCATTTCATCTAACACTTTAAGAATTTTGGCACTGGAGAAGTTAGGTGCAGTTTTCAATCAGAACTATGTACCCCTTGAGTATACACcaagaaaatttattgttaactcTGACACTAATCACATCATCATCTTGGAGACTGATCATAATTCATACACAGAAGAAATGAAAAAGCAAAgaag AGTACAAATGGCGCAAGAAATGCGAGAAGCAGCTGCCGGTGGTGGTCCTGAAGAACAACAGCTGGCTAATGAAATGGCTGATGCCTTTCTATCTGATGTTTTGCcggaaaacatattttcatcaCCTAAAGCAGGAGCAG GCATGTGGGCGTCCCAAATCCGCGTGGTGGACATGGGCacgggcggcggcgcggcgagCACGCTGTGCAAGGTGCCGCTGGAGCAGAACGAGGCGGCCGTGTCGCTGTGCGCGCTGCGCTGGGCGGCGCACGGCGACCACGCGCTGCCGCACCTCGTCGTCGGCGTCGCCAAGGACCTCGTGCTCTCGCCGCGCTCCTGCACGGAGGGCAGCCTGCACGTCTATAAG ATATACAACACAGGAAAATTGGAATTGGTCCACAAAACTCCAATTGATGAATATCCTGGAGCCCTGGCCGCATTCAATGGTCGTCTATTGGCGGGCGTCGGTCGCATGCTCAGATTATACGACATTGGAAGGAGAAAACTGTTGCGGAAATGCGAAAACAGACACATTCCAAACCTCATTGCTGATATCAAAACCACGAGACAAAGGATTTTCGTGTCTGATGTTCAAGAATCTATTTTCTGtgtcaaatacaaaaagagaGAGAACCAACTGATCATATTTGCAGATGATACAAATCCCAGATGGATCACAAACACATGTATTTTAGATTATGACACAATAGCTATGTCGGACAAGTTTGGTAATATTGCTATTATGAGATTGCCACAATCTGTCACAGATGATGTTGATGAAGATCCTACAGGCAACAAAGCACTTTGGGACAGAG GCCTATTAAATGGTGCGTCACAAAAAGGAGACATGGTGGTCAACTTCCATGTTGGAGAAACAATAACTTCATTACAAAGGGCCACTTTGATACCGGGAGGGTCGGAAGCCCTCCTATATGCTACTGTTAGTGGGTCTTTGGGTGTGTTGCTACCCTTCACATCGAGAGAGGACCATGACTTTTTCCAACACTTGGAGATGCATATGAGAAGCGAGAATCCGCCGCTGTGTGGCAGAGATCACTTGTCATTCAGAAGTTACTACTACCCAGTTAag AACGTAATTGACGGCGATTTATGTGAGCAATTCAACTCGCTCGAGCCGGCGAAACAAAAGGCGATAGCGGGCGACTTGGAGAGAACACCCGCTGAAGTGTCTAAGAAACTTGAAGACATTAGAACTAGATACGCGTTTTAA